The following are from one region of the Capsicum annuum cultivar UCD-10X-F1 chromosome 1, UCD10Xv1.1, whole genome shotgun sequence genome:
- the LOC107840343 gene encoding probable pre-mRNA-splicing factor ATP-dependent RNA helicase DEAH2 isoform X1, whose protein sequence is MGTERKRKVSLFDVVDDTATKKANLTLNGGNSMMASSINKWTGKPYSQRFYDILEKRKTLPVWHQKEEFLQALKSNQTLILVGETGSGKTTQIPQFVLDAVEVETADKRRKYMIGCTQPRRVAAMSVSRRVAEEMDVVIGEEVGYSIRFEDCTSARTVLKYLTDGMLLREAMADPLLERYKVIILDEAHERTLATDVLFGLLKEVLKNRPDLKLVVMSATLEAEKFQGYFYGAPLMKVPGRLHPVEIFYTQDPERDYLEAAIRTVVQIHTCEPPGDILVFLTGEEEIEDACRKITKEIGNMGDQVGPIKAVPLYSTLPPAMQQKIFEPAPPPVVEGGPPGRKIVVSTNIAETSLTIDGIVYVIDPGFAKQKVYNPRVRVESLLVSPISKASAHQRSGRAGRTQPGKCFRLYTEKSFHNDLQPQTYPEILRSNLANTVLTLKKLGIDDLVHFDFMDPPAPETLMRALEVLNYLGALDDDGNMTKLGEIMSEFPLDPQMGKMLVVSPEFNCSNEILSISAMLSVPNCFVRPREAQKAADEAKNRFGHIDGDHLTLLNVYHAYKQNQEDPQWCYENFINQRALKSADNVRQQLARIMARFNLKLCSTDFNSRDYYVNIRKAMLAGYFMQVAHLERTGHYLTVKDNQVVHLHPSNCLDHKPEWVIYNEYVLTSRNFIRTVTDIRGEWLVDIAPHYYDLANFPQCEAKRVLERLYKKREREKDESKSKK, encoded by the exons ATGGGAACGGAGAGGAAGAGGAAGGTCAGTTTGTTTGATGTGGTTGATGATACGGCCACAAAGAAAGCCAATCTAACCTTAAATGGTGGAAACAGTATGATGGCATCTTCGATTAACAAGTGGACTGGAAAGCCTTATTCACAGagattttatgatattttggagAAGAGGAAGACTCTTCCTGTTTGGCATCAAAAGGAGGAGTTTTTACAGGCTTTGAAATCTAATCAAACTCTTATACTCGTTGGTGAAACTGGTAGTGGTAAAACTACTCAG ATTCCACAGTTTGTTTTGGATGCTGTTGAAGTAGAGACAGCTGATAAGCGAAGGAAGTATATGATTGGTTGTACTCAACCTCGGAGGGTGGCTGCAATGTCTGTGTCTCGTCGAGTTGCTGAAGAGATGGATGTTGTAATTGGGGAAGAAGTTGGATATAGCATTCGTTTTGAAGACTGCACTAGTGCTAGAACTGTTTTGAA ATACTTGACAGATGGTATGCTTTTAAGAGAAGCAATGGCAGATCCTCTATTGGAACGCTACAAGGTAATTATTCTTGATGAAGCTCATGAAAGAACTTTGGCAACAGATGTCCTGTTTGGGCTTCTGAAGGAAGTTTTGAAAAACAGACCAGACCTGAAGCTAGTTGTTATGAGTGCCACACTTGAGGCAGAGAAGTTTCAGGGTTACTTCTATGGTGCACCTCTCATGAAAGTTCCTGGAAGGCTCCATCCGGTGGAAATTTTCTACACTCAGGATCCTGAAAGAGACTATCTTGAGGCTGCCATTCGGACTGTGGTGCAGATACACACATGTGAACCTCCTGGTGACATTCTTGTCTTCCTTACCGGAGAAGAGGAGATTGAAGATGCATGTCGCAAAATCACAAAAGAGATTGGTAATATGGGTGATCAAGTGGGCCCCATTAAAGCAGTGCCTCTTTATTCTACACTTCCCCCAGCTATGCAGCAAAAGATATTTGAACCAGCCCCACCACCGGTGGTGGAGGGTGGTCCTCCCGGCAGGAAGATTGTTGTATCAACCAACATTGCGGAGACATCTTTGACAATAGATGGCATTGTTTATGTCATAGACCCAGGATTTGCTAAGCAAAAGGTTTATAACCCAAGGGTGCGTGTTGAGTCTTTGTTGGTGTCTCCTATTTCAAAGGCCAGTGCGCACCAAAGATCAGGACGTGCTGGACGAACACAGCCAGGAAAATGCTTTAGACTTTACACGGAGAAAAGTTTCCATAATGATCTTCAACCACAAACCTATCCAGAAATACTTCGGTCAAATTTGGCTAATACAGTTCTAACTTTGAAGAAGTTAGGTATTGATGACCTGGTTCATTTTGATTTTATGGATCCTCCTGCCCCGGAGACGTTGATGAGAGCTCTAGAGGTTTTAAATTACTTAGGAGCACTGGATGATGATGGAAACATGACCAAGTTGGGTGAGATAATGAGTGAATTTCCTCTTGATCCTCAGATGGGGAAAATGCTTGTTGTCAGCCCAGAATTCAACTGCTCCAATGAAATCCTCTCAATATCTGCGATGCTATCAG TACCCAATTGCTTTGTCCGGCCTAGGGAGGCTCAAAAAGCTGCTGATGAAGCAAAGAATCGGTTCGGTCACATAGATGGGGATCATTTGACGTTGCTGAATGTGTATCACGCCTATAAGCAAAACC AGGAGGATCCTCAATGGTGTTATGAGAATTTCATCAATCAGAGGGCTCTCAAATCAGCTGACAATGTGAGGCAACAGCTTGCTCGTATAATGGCCAGGTTCAACCTCAAGTTATGCAGCACAGACTTCAACAGTCGCGACTACTATGTGAACATAAGGAAGGCTATGTTAGCTGGTTATTTCATGCAGGTTGCACACCTAGAGCGTACTGGGCATTATCTAACTGTTAAAGACAATCAA GTGGTACACTTGCATCCTTCAAATTGCCTGGATCACAAGCCAGAATGGGTTATATATAACGAATATGTCTTAACAAGCAGGAATTTCATTCGCACTGTGACTGATATCCGGGGTGAATG GTTGGTTGATATTGCACCACACTACTATGACCTTGCAAATTTTCCACAATGTGAGGCAAAACGTGTGCTTGAACGGTTATACAAGAAGCGGGAGCGAGAAAAAGATGAAAGCAAGAGCAAAAAATGA
- the LOC107840343 gene encoding probable pre-mRNA-splicing factor ATP-dependent RNA helicase DEAH2 isoform X3: MGTERKRKVSLFDVVDDTATKKANLTLNGGNSMMASSINKWTGKPYSQRFYDILEKRKTLPVWHQKEEFLQALKSNQTLILVGETGSGKTTQIPQFVLDAVEVETADKRRKYMIGCTQPRRVAAMSVSRRVAEEMDVVIGEEVGYSIRFEDCTSARTVLKYLTDGMLLREAMADPLLERYKVIILDEAHERTLATDVLFGLLKEVLKNRPDLKLVVMSATLEAEKFQGYFYGAPLMKVPGRLHPVEIFYTQDPERDYLEAAIRTVVQIHTCEPPGDILVFLTGEEEIEDACRKITKEIGNMGDQVGPIKAVPLYSTLPPAMQQKIFEPAPPPVVEGGPPGRKIVVSTNIAETSLTIDGIVYVIDPGFAKQKVYNPRVRVESLLVSPISKASAHQRSGRAGRTQPGKCFRLYTEKSFHNDLQPQTYPEILRSNLANTVLTLKKLGIDDLVHFDFMDPPAPETLMRALEVLNYLGALDDDGNMTKLGEIMSEFPLDPQMGKMLVVSPEFNCSNEILSISAMLSVSQYSLMKQMVSSRLYASADLQWASAVITNFFSSTQLLCPA; encoded by the exons ATGGGAACGGAGAGGAAGAGGAAGGTCAGTTTGTTTGATGTGGTTGATGATACGGCCACAAAGAAAGCCAATCTAACCTTAAATGGTGGAAACAGTATGATGGCATCTTCGATTAACAAGTGGACTGGAAAGCCTTATTCACAGagattttatgatattttggagAAGAGGAAGACTCTTCCTGTTTGGCATCAAAAGGAGGAGTTTTTACAGGCTTTGAAATCTAATCAAACTCTTATACTCGTTGGTGAAACTGGTAGTGGTAAAACTACTCAG ATTCCACAGTTTGTTTTGGATGCTGTTGAAGTAGAGACAGCTGATAAGCGAAGGAAGTATATGATTGGTTGTACTCAACCTCGGAGGGTGGCTGCAATGTCTGTGTCTCGTCGAGTTGCTGAAGAGATGGATGTTGTAATTGGGGAAGAAGTTGGATATAGCATTCGTTTTGAAGACTGCACTAGTGCTAGAACTGTTTTGAA ATACTTGACAGATGGTATGCTTTTAAGAGAAGCAATGGCAGATCCTCTATTGGAACGCTACAAGGTAATTATTCTTGATGAAGCTCATGAAAGAACTTTGGCAACAGATGTCCTGTTTGGGCTTCTGAAGGAAGTTTTGAAAAACAGACCAGACCTGAAGCTAGTTGTTATGAGTGCCACACTTGAGGCAGAGAAGTTTCAGGGTTACTTCTATGGTGCACCTCTCATGAAAGTTCCTGGAAGGCTCCATCCGGTGGAAATTTTCTACACTCAGGATCCTGAAAGAGACTATCTTGAGGCTGCCATTCGGACTGTGGTGCAGATACACACATGTGAACCTCCTGGTGACATTCTTGTCTTCCTTACCGGAGAAGAGGAGATTGAAGATGCATGTCGCAAAATCACAAAAGAGATTGGTAATATGGGTGATCAAGTGGGCCCCATTAAAGCAGTGCCTCTTTATTCTACACTTCCCCCAGCTATGCAGCAAAAGATATTTGAACCAGCCCCACCACCGGTGGTGGAGGGTGGTCCTCCCGGCAGGAAGATTGTTGTATCAACCAACATTGCGGAGACATCTTTGACAATAGATGGCATTGTTTATGTCATAGACCCAGGATTTGCTAAGCAAAAGGTTTATAACCCAAGGGTGCGTGTTGAGTCTTTGTTGGTGTCTCCTATTTCAAAGGCCAGTGCGCACCAAAGATCAGGACGTGCTGGACGAACACAGCCAGGAAAATGCTTTAGACTTTACACGGAGAAAAGTTTCCATAATGATCTTCAACCACAAACCTATCCAGAAATACTTCGGTCAAATTTGGCTAATACAGTTCTAACTTTGAAGAAGTTAGGTATTGATGACCTGGTTCATTTTGATTTTATGGATCCTCCTGCCCCGGAGACGTTGATGAGAGCTCTAGAGGTTTTAAATTACTTAGGAGCACTGGATGATGATGGAAACATGACCAAGTTGGGTGAGATAATGAGTGAATTTCCTCTTGATCCTCAGATGGGGAAAATGCTTGTTGTCAGCCCAGAATTCAACTGCTCCAATGAAATCCTCTCAATATCTGCGATGCTATCAG TTTCTCAGTATTCTCTCATGAAGCAAATGGTGTCGTCTCGCCTCTATGCATCTGCTGACCTACAGTGGGCCTCCGCTGTGATAACCAATTTTTTCTCTAGTACCCAATTGCTTTGTCCGGCCTAG
- the LOC107840343 gene encoding probable pre-mRNA-splicing factor ATP-dependent RNA helicase DEAH2 isoform X2, whose protein sequence is MGTERKRKVSLFDVVDDTATKKANLTLNGGNSMMASSINKWTGKPYSQRFYDILEKRKTLPVWHQKEEFLQALKSNQTLILVGETGSGKTTQIPQFVLDAVEVETADKRRKYMIGCTQPRRVAAMSVSRRVAEEMDVVIGEEVGYSIRFEDCTSARTVLKYLTDGMLLREAMADPLLERYKVIILDEAHERTLATDVLFGLLKEVLKNRPDLKLVVMSATLEAEKFQGYFYGAPLMKVPGRLHPVEIFYTQDPERDYLEAAIRTVVQIHTCEPPGDILVFLTGEEEIEDACRKITKEIGNMGDQVGPIKAVPLYSTLPPAMQQKIFEPAPPPVVEGGPPGRKIVVSTNIAETSLTIDGIVYVIDPGFAKQKVYNPRVRVESLLVSPISKASAHQRSGRAGRTQPGKCFRLYTEKSFHNDLQPQTYPEILRSNLANTVLTLKKLGIDDLVHFDFMDPPAPETLMRALEVLNYLGALDDDGNMTKLGEIMSEFPLDPQMGKMLVVSPEFNCSNEILSISAMLSEEDPQWCYENFINQRALKSADNVRQQLARIMARFNLKLCSTDFNSRDYYVNIRKAMLAGYFMQVAHLERTGHYLTVKDNQVVHLHPSNCLDHKPEWVIYNEYVLTSRNFIRTVTDIRGEWLVDIAPHYYDLANFPQCEAKRVLERLYKKREREKDESKSKK, encoded by the exons ATGGGAACGGAGAGGAAGAGGAAGGTCAGTTTGTTTGATGTGGTTGATGATACGGCCACAAAGAAAGCCAATCTAACCTTAAATGGTGGAAACAGTATGATGGCATCTTCGATTAACAAGTGGACTGGAAAGCCTTATTCACAGagattttatgatattttggagAAGAGGAAGACTCTTCCTGTTTGGCATCAAAAGGAGGAGTTTTTACAGGCTTTGAAATCTAATCAAACTCTTATACTCGTTGGTGAAACTGGTAGTGGTAAAACTACTCAG ATTCCACAGTTTGTTTTGGATGCTGTTGAAGTAGAGACAGCTGATAAGCGAAGGAAGTATATGATTGGTTGTACTCAACCTCGGAGGGTGGCTGCAATGTCTGTGTCTCGTCGAGTTGCTGAAGAGATGGATGTTGTAATTGGGGAAGAAGTTGGATATAGCATTCGTTTTGAAGACTGCACTAGTGCTAGAACTGTTTTGAA ATACTTGACAGATGGTATGCTTTTAAGAGAAGCAATGGCAGATCCTCTATTGGAACGCTACAAGGTAATTATTCTTGATGAAGCTCATGAAAGAACTTTGGCAACAGATGTCCTGTTTGGGCTTCTGAAGGAAGTTTTGAAAAACAGACCAGACCTGAAGCTAGTTGTTATGAGTGCCACACTTGAGGCAGAGAAGTTTCAGGGTTACTTCTATGGTGCACCTCTCATGAAAGTTCCTGGAAGGCTCCATCCGGTGGAAATTTTCTACACTCAGGATCCTGAAAGAGACTATCTTGAGGCTGCCATTCGGACTGTGGTGCAGATACACACATGTGAACCTCCTGGTGACATTCTTGTCTTCCTTACCGGAGAAGAGGAGATTGAAGATGCATGTCGCAAAATCACAAAAGAGATTGGTAATATGGGTGATCAAGTGGGCCCCATTAAAGCAGTGCCTCTTTATTCTACACTTCCCCCAGCTATGCAGCAAAAGATATTTGAACCAGCCCCACCACCGGTGGTGGAGGGTGGTCCTCCCGGCAGGAAGATTGTTGTATCAACCAACATTGCGGAGACATCTTTGACAATAGATGGCATTGTTTATGTCATAGACCCAGGATTTGCTAAGCAAAAGGTTTATAACCCAAGGGTGCGTGTTGAGTCTTTGTTGGTGTCTCCTATTTCAAAGGCCAGTGCGCACCAAAGATCAGGACGTGCTGGACGAACACAGCCAGGAAAATGCTTTAGACTTTACACGGAGAAAAGTTTCCATAATGATCTTCAACCACAAACCTATCCAGAAATACTTCGGTCAAATTTGGCTAATACAGTTCTAACTTTGAAGAAGTTAGGTATTGATGACCTGGTTCATTTTGATTTTATGGATCCTCCTGCCCCGGAGACGTTGATGAGAGCTCTAGAGGTTTTAAATTACTTAGGAGCACTGGATGATGATGGAAACATGACCAAGTTGGGTGAGATAATGAGTGAATTTCCTCTTGATCCTCAGATGGGGAAAATGCTTGTTGTCAGCCCAGAATTCAACTGCTCCAATGAAATCCTCTCAATATCTGCGATGCTATCAG AGGAGGATCCTCAATGGTGTTATGAGAATTTCATCAATCAGAGGGCTCTCAAATCAGCTGACAATGTGAGGCAACAGCTTGCTCGTATAATGGCCAGGTTCAACCTCAAGTTATGCAGCACAGACTTCAACAGTCGCGACTACTATGTGAACATAAGGAAGGCTATGTTAGCTGGTTATTTCATGCAGGTTGCACACCTAGAGCGTACTGGGCATTATCTAACTGTTAAAGACAATCAA GTGGTACACTTGCATCCTTCAAATTGCCTGGATCACAAGCCAGAATGGGTTATATATAACGAATATGTCTTAACAAGCAGGAATTTCATTCGCACTGTGACTGATATCCGGGGTGAATG GTTGGTTGATATTGCACCACACTACTATGACCTTGCAAATTTTCCACAATGTGAGGCAAAACGTGTGCTTGAACGGTTATACAAGAAGCGGGAGCGAGAAAAAGATGAAAGCAAGAGCAAAAAATGA